GGCACCCCGCTGTACGTGATGGACGAGGTCCTGATCCGCGCGAACTGCCGTGGCTACGCGGCCGCATTCGAGGCGCGCTATCCGCGCAACTCCATCTGCTACGCCAGCAAAGCCTTCCTGTGCGCCGCGATGTGCCACCTGGTTGAGCAGGAGGGCCTCAACCTCGACGTCGCCTCGCTCGGCGAGCTCTACACGGCGCTCGAAGCCGGATTCCCGCCAGGCCGCATCAACCTGCACGGCAACAACAAGTCGCTGGCGGAGCTGGAGATGGCCGTGACGTCGGGCGTCGCCCACGTCGTCCTCGACAGCTTCCACGAGATCGAGATGCTGGAGGCCGTGGCCCGCGAGGCTGGCACGAGCGTCGACGTGCTTGTGCGCTGCACGCCGGGGGTCGACCCCGACACGCACCGCGCCATCAGCACCGGGCAGGCGGACACGAAGTTTGGCTTCAACATCTCCGACGGCTCCGCCCTCGAGGCCGTGCGCCGCGTGGTCCGCTCCTCGGGAATGCGCCTCGATGGGATCCACTTCCACGTGGGTTCCCAGCTTCTGGACACGCACGCGCACGAGGACGCCCTCGTGGAGGCGGTGGGCTTGATGGCCGCCATCCGCGAGGAGACGGGCGCCACGTGCGACATCCTGAACATTGGCGGGGGGCTGGGCGTGCGCTATCGCTCCACCCACCGCCCGCCGAGCCTCGGCGAGTTCGCCGAGGCCGTGTGTGGGCGGCTGACCTCCGCCCTGCGCCTGGCCGGCCTGCCGCCGCCCGTCCTGCAACAGGAGCCCGGCCGCGCCATCGTGGGAGAGGCCGGCACGACGCTCTACACCGTCGGCGCCATCAAGACGGTTCCCATCCTCGATCCGCCCGGCCAGCGCACCTACGTCGCCGTGGATGGCGGCCTCTCCGACAACCCGCGGCCGCAGATGTATGGCGCAGAGTACGAGGTGGTCGCCGCGGACCGCGTGAACGAGCCGCGCGACACGGTGGTGACGATCGCGGGTAAGCACTGCGAGACCGACGTGCTCGTCTGGAACGCGCGCTGCGCCCGGCTGGAGCCCGGCGCCGTGTTGGCCGTGCAGACAACGGGCGCCTACAACCACGCGATGGCGAGCAACTACAACCGCTTCCTTCGTCCGGCCGTCGTGCTCGTGGCCGACGGCGTGGCGGACCTGATCGTGGAGCGCGAGACGCTCCCGGATCTCGTTCGTCGTGACCGCGTACCCGCAAGACTACGCCGAGGCGCGCATCCTGGCGGGCTGGCGCCGGCTACACCCGTTGGCAGCCCACCGCCCGCGTAAGGACACATGACTGACCTGCTGAGCAACTTCAACCTGAACGACTTCATCATCACGATGTCGGTCCTGATCGTCGCGATCACGGTGCACGAGTTCGCGCACGCCTTCACGGCCGACCGGCTGGGGGATCCCACCCCGCGCCGACAGGGCCGAATCTCGCTGCTTCCCCCGGACCACCTGGACCCGGTCGGGACGTTGATGATGGCGATCACGTCCATCACGGGCTTCGGAATCGGCTGGGGCAAGCCCGTGCAGACGAACCCGGGCAACTTCCGCGATCCCCGCCGCGACCAGGGCATCGTGGCGCTCGCCGGGCCCGTGTCGAACGTTCTGCAAGCCATCGTTTTCGCCGCGGCCCTGCGCGTTGCCGACACCGAGCCCTCGATGCTCACGACGTTTCTCTACATGGGCGTGCTGGTGAACCTGGGCCTGGCGTTCTTCAACCTGTTGCCGATCTCGCCGCTCGACGGCAACTGGATCATCACGGCCCTCCTTCCGCGACAGATGGCAGCCGCCTACAGCCTGTGGATGATGCGGTATGGTCCGCTGGTGTTCCTGGGCATCGTGTTCTTGTTCCCCAGGCTGATCTTCATCCTGATCGGGCCGCCGGTGCAGGCGGTCGCGCGAATCCTCCTGCCCGGGTAGGCTGGCTGGCCCCGGGGCACATGGTCGCGAGAGGGGGTACGGTGGCGAAGAAGCGGCTTCTGAGCGGCATGCAGCCGACGGGCGTGCTGCACCTCGGCAACCTCGAAGGGGCGCTGAGGCAGTGGGTGCGCCTGCAGGACCAGTACGAGATGTTCTGCTGCATCGTCGACTGGCATGCGCTCACGACGCTCTACGACCGCACCGGCGAGGTGGCCCCGGCCGCGCGGCAGGTGGCCGCGGAGTACATCGCGGCGGGCCTCGACCCGGAGCGGTGCGCCATCTTCCTGCAGTCGCACGTTAAGGAGCACGCGGAGCTGCATCTGCTCCTGTCGATGGTGACGCCCCTGGGCTGGCTCGAGCGCGTGCCGACCTACAAGGAGAAGCGCGAGAACCTCAACCTCAACGAGGAGTCGGTCTCGTACGGGTTCCTCGGCTACCCGGTGCTGATGGCCGCCGACATCCTGGCCTACCGAGCGCAGGCGGTGCCCGTGGGCAAGGACCAGGTGCCGCACCTCGAGATCGCGCGCGAGATCGCGCGGCGGTTCAACCACCTGTACGGCGAGGTCTTCCCCGAGCCGCAGGCCCTGGTGGACGAGGGTACCGCCGTCGTCCCGGGCCTTGACGGCCGAAAGATGAGCAAGTCGTACGGCAACGCGATCTACGTGTCGGACGACGCCGATACGGTAGCGCGCAAAGTGGGGGAGGCGTTCACCACGCCGACCAAGGTCCGCAGGACGGACCCCGGGGTGCCCGAGAAGTGCGTTGTCTGCCAGCTCCGACGCGTCTACGACCCCAACGGCTATGAGACCTCCTGGGAGGAGGACCGGCGGGGCAAGCGGGGCTGCGTGCAGAACAAGCGGGAGCTCGCCGAGGTTCTCAACGCGGCGCTGGAGCCGTTGCGGCGTCGTCGGGCCGAGCTCCTGCAGGACCCGGCGCAGCTCGAGCGCTACCTTGAGCAGGGCGCGGAGCGCGCGCGCGCCGCGGCCTCCGACACCATGCGCGCGGTGCGCGCGGCGATGAAACTCGCCTGACGCCGAACGCGCCGCCCTCTCCCAAAGGGCCGAGGAAGGCTCCCTCATGCACCGAATCACGCTCATCCCCGGCGACGGCATCGGTCCAGAAGTAACCGACGCGGCACGGCGCGTCGTTGAGGCGGCCGGCGTCGCGATCGAGTGGGACGTGATGGAGGCCGGCGCCGACGTGATGACCAAATACGGCACGCCGGTGCCGGACGAGGTCGTCAACTCCGTCGCGCGCAACCACGTCGCGCTCAAGGGCCCCATCGCCACCCCGATCGCCAGCGGCTTCGCCAGCGCCAACGTCACGCTGCGCAAGCGCCTGCACCTTTACGCCAACGTGCGCCCAGCGCGCACGCTCCCCGGTGTCCGGAGCCGCTACGAGAACGTCGACCTCGTCGTGATCCGCGAGAACAGCGAGGACCTGTACGCGGGGCTAGAGCACATCGTGGTGCCCGGGGTGGTCGAGAGCCTCAAGGTCATCACGGAGCAGGCGAGCCTCCGCATTGGCCGCTACGCCTTCGACTACGCGCGAGCTCATGGCCGGCAGCGTGTGACGGCGGTCCACAAAGCCAACATCATGAAGCTCGCCGACGGCCTCTTCCTAGAGTGCCTGCGGCGCGTCGCGCGCGACTTCCCCGACATCGAGTACGACGAGTTAATCGTCGACAACACCTGCATGCAGCTCGTGACCCGGCCAGAGCAGTTCGACGTCCTCGTGATGGAGAACCTCTACGGCGACATCGTCTCCGACCTCTGCTCGGGCCTGATCGGCGGGCTCGGGCTGACCGGGAGCGCCAACATCGGTGAGGGCGGCATCGCCCTCTTCGAGGCCGTGCACGGCTCCGCTCCGGACATCGCCGGGCGCAACCTGGCTAACCCGACCGCGCTCATCCTCTCGGCTGTGATGATGCTCCAGCACATCGGCGAGGCGGACTCCGCGGCGCGCATCGAGCGTGCCGTGTTGGACGCGCTGGCCGAAGGCACGAACCACACGCGCGACCTCGGCGGCGCCGCGACCACCACCGAGATGCGCGACGCCATTCTGGCCCGCCTCTAGCCGCACGCGGGCACGCTCCCGCCCCCGCGCCGCCTTACCCACTACGGCGCCGTGCCTTCGGCCAGCGAACTCTCGCGGCGCGCCTCCTCCCAGCGGCCCTGTCGGGCGTAGACGTCGGCGAGCAGCCGATGCGCGTCCGCGCGGCCCGGCTCTACCGCCAGCGCCGCGCGAAGCCGCCGCTCGGCCTCGACCGGCCGACCGGCAAGGTAGTCGCACGCACCCAGGCCGATCTGAAGGTCCGGGGAGGCCGGGCGAAGGTGCTCGCCGGCGCGGAACGCCTGTGCGGCGGCCGGCGCGTTGCCCGAGCGCAGACGGGCGAAGCCGAGCTGCACGTAGAGCAGCGTCAGGAAGTCCAGCGGGTCGCCCCGGCTCCCCTGGTTCTGCAGAACGCGGCGCCGGAACGGTGTGTCGGCTCGCATCGCGGCGGCCACCGCCTCGCCGTCCGCCCACATGTGCGTTCCGAGCAGGTTCTCCAGCGCGGCCCGATACTGCGGCGCTGCCTCGGCGGGGCGGCCCTCCTGGACTCGCAGCCTGCCCAGCATGTAGCGCCCGATCACGGCGCCCGGATCGTGCCGGACGATCGTGGTGAACAGCCGCCCCTCCGTCCACCAGGTTCGCGTCTCGGTGACGTCCAGGGCGGACCACCAGATCAGCACGAGCCCGAGTGCGCCGACGCCCGCGGGCAGTGCGCGCGCGGGAACGTGGGCCGCCGCGATGCCCGCCACCGCGGCCAACGGCACAACGGCGAGCGCCGCGCGGTAGGGGGCGACCAGGAGGAACGGAAGCGGCACCAGGTTGCTGACGGGCACCAGCAGCAGGAGCGCCATGGCGAGCAGCCACCCGGTCGGTCGCCGGCGCCTCAGAAGCCACGCCGCGGCGGCCGCCCATGCGACGGCAAGCCCGATGCCCGCGGCCACGGCCCACGCGCCCTGCTGCTCGGCAAAACGAAGCGAGTACGTGTTCAGCACTCGCGGGCCCGGCGCGAGCAGCACGAGCCCATAGTGCCACGTCGTGAGCGCGACGCGCCGAACGAGGCCGATCGCGCCAGGCACTCCGGGCCCCGCGTGAATGACGCCGATAGATGCGGCCCCGGCGATGTACAGGACCGCCACGACAAGGAACGCGCCGGTCACCGCCCATCCGCGTCCGGTCCGACGCCGCGCTCCCTCCGGAGCGAAGCACGCGAAGGTCAGAGGAACGAGAGGGAGGATGGCGAGGGTCTGCTCCTTGGCGAGGACGGCGGCCGCGAACGCGGCCCATGCCGCGACCGCCCAGCCGACCCAGCGCTCGCGCGCCCTGGCCGAGCGCACCAGCGCGCAGGCGCACGCGGCGAGCGCGACGGTCGCCAGCGCGTCCGTGAGGCCGCCGATCCAGGCGACCGCGCCGACCAATGCCGGGTGCGCGGCGAACACCAGGCCAGCCACGAACCCGGCACGAGCCGAATGGGCGATGGAGCGCGCTAGCGCCGCCACGAGCACGGCGGCGATAGCGTGCAGCAGCACGCTGACGACGTGGTAGCCGTAGGGGTCCATACCCCACGCGAGGCGCTGCACGTAGAACGCGACCGAGACGAGCGGGCGGTAGTAGTTGTAGAAGAACGGCCGCGTGAAGCAATTGAGAAGGCTGTCACCTCCTCCGATGGCGTCGCCGCCCACCAGGGCCAGGTCGTCCCACACGAGCCTCCCCCGGACGCTGGGGGCGTAGAGCGCGACGGCGAACGCGGCGACGGTGGCGCAGGCGGCCGCCCAGCGCCAGCGGGCAGTCATCCCGAACGGCCAGCGGACGGCGGCGCTCGGCTGAGGCGAGGCGATCGTGGGCATGTCAGGCGCTAGGATAGCACAGCCGGGGGCCGGCGTCCACCGGCTCCCGTATTGGATGCGGGCGCTGCCACCCGGGCGCTGAGCCGTTACACCCCGGCGCTGGACACCCCGGCGCTGAACGTCTTGACAAGCTAAGGAAGTCGGTGTAGAATGTGGGCAAGTTAGTAACGACTGGTCCTACCTAAGCGACGAATCGGGCAAGACGCATGTGCAATCGTGACAGGATATTGGAGGCGGCCACGGATCTGTTCTATCGCAATGGGTACCGTGGGACGAGTGTTGACGACATCGGCGCGGCGGCCGGTGTGAGCAAAAGCAACTTTTACTACCACTTCACGAGCAAAGAGGAATTGGGCGTGGCCGTGCTGGCGCGGCGGCGTGCCGACATGGAGACCCTCGCTGCCGCGACGCTGGGCGATGGTCGGGCCGACGCGGCCGACCGTCTGGCGCGCTTCCTGGCCGGCCTGGAGCAACTCCAGGTCTCCTACATGGCGAACGGAGGGTGTCCCTTCGGGAACTTCGTCGTGGAGATGGCCGAGCATAGCGAGCGCTTTCGGGCGTTCGTCGGCGACACATTCGTCACGCTCACGGAGCGGATCGCGGTCGTTGTCGCCGAGGCCCAGCGGGCCGGTGCAATCCGTTCGGACGCAGCGCCGCACGATCTTGCCGCGCTCGTCCTGATGGCGGTGCAGGGCATGCATGTCATCACCAAATGCTACCGGAGCACGGCCACGTTCCACGAGGGCAGTCGCCTGCTGCTGCGATTGGTGGCGGCCGGTTCTGGGCCGGCGCAGTCCGCGACGGTCTGAGCGGGGGCCCGTGGGCCGGATCCCGGCACGGCGCGACCCGCTCTCGAGCACTCCCGAACTTGCTGGAACCGGGCCGATTCTTGGCTCGTCTAAATAGTACGTACCGGTCGGTCCCAAAGCGGCCCGAGATGCGGAGGGAGAACGTGAGCGCAAACCTGATGACCCCGAGAGTCGACACCGAGTCGGCCCAGGCGGAGTTCGAGGCGCACGTGGCTCGGACGAAGCGACAGGCCTACAATCTGGCATACAGGATGACCGGCAACCGCGATGACGCGGAGGACCTGACCCAGGAGGCCTATCTTCGCGCGTTCCGGTCATTCGACAAATACAACCGGGCTCTGCCTTTTGAGAACTGGTTCTTCCGCATCCTGTCCAACCTCTTCATCGACGGGCTGCGCCGCAAGCCAAAGCAGCCTCTGCTGTCGCTGAGTCGCGGCGTGGCAACGGGAGAGGGCGACGAGGAGTTCGTGGTGGAGGTGCCGGACACCGAGAGCGACCCCGAGAACCAGGTACTGAGAACCGTGTTGGACGAGCGGCTGCAGAGCGCGCTCGCCGCCCTCCCCAGGGACTTCCGCACGGCAGTCCTCCTCTGTGACGTTGAGGGGATGAGCTACGAGGAGATCGCCGGCGCGATGGGAACGAGCATCGGCACCGTGCGTTCGCGCATCCACCGGGGGCGCCTCTTGCTGCGTAAGCAGATGGACGCCCCGGAGGCTGCCGGGCGCCGCGTGGCACTGAATCCGGTGACCGCGTAGCCGCATTCCTACGACGCTCGCCGGGGCCCCGCCCCCGCGGAGCTCCGGCGGACGGAACCGTCTTGATGACAGGACCCGCGCCGCGGATCCGGCCTGCCAGGTCGGCGGACGCCGCGGAGATCGCCCGTATCGTCCGCGAATCGTACGCCAACTTGCCGGGCCGCCACGTCCCGGCGGACATGCCGATCTACCACCCCGAGTATCACGCCGTCCAGATGCTGGACCCGATCACGCGTTGGGCGCTGGCGTGCAGCTCCGGCGTGCCAGTCGGCGTCGCCATGTGGCGCTTGCTGCCCGGCCTGGCTCACCTGCACCTGCTGTTCGTAGCCGGGAGCCACCAGGGCAGGGGAGTCGGCGTGGCCCTGCTGAAGCACCACCAGCGCGAGGCCCGCCGGGAGCAGCGCGACACCCGCCTTCTCACTCTGCACTGCCTGCGCGACTCGCACTGGGCCGTGCGCTTCTACGAGCGTCACGGCTACACCGAGTACGAGGCCGGTGACGAGGGGCGCATCGTTGACCTGCACCTCTGGATCGATGCCTGCCGCCGTCACGACAGCGGCTGGCCCCTCCGCTCCGACAAGGCCCTGTTCTACAAGCGCCTGCGCTGAGAGCGCTCCGGCGGATCGCCCTGGCGCCGCCGAGGGATGCGGCAGGTTCGCCCCTTGGTCGCCTGCCGCGGCGAAGGGCACGCGTCGCCCGGCGTCGAACCCTGCCTCATGCCGACGACGACGCTGCCGCTGGACCAGGTGCTCGAGGGTGACTGCGTGGAGCTCATGGCGACGCTCCCGGCCGCCTGCGTCGACCTTGCCTTCGCCGATCCCCCGTACAACCTCCAGTTAACGACGGACCTCTGGCGGCCGAACAGCACGCGCGTCGAGGGAGTGGCCGACCAATGGGATCGATTCGAGTCGATCGAGGCCTACGACGCGTTCACGCGCGGGTGGCTGGCCGCCGCGCGCCGCGTCCTTAAGCCGGACGGCACGCTGTGGGTCATCGGCACCTACCACAGCATCCACCGCGTCGGCTCCATCCTGATGGACCTGGGCTACTGGATCCTCAACGAGGTCGTCTGGATCAAGTCGAACCCGACGCCGCAGATGCGGGGCGTTCGCTTCTGCAACGCGCACGAGACGATGCTGTGGGCCCGGCCTCGCCGCACGGCCCCGCGCTGCACGCTCAACTACCGCGGCATGAAGGCCGGCAACGAGGACATGCAGATGCGTTCCGACTGGGAGATCCCCGTGTGCGGCGGCTCGGAACGCCGCCGCATCGACGGCCGCAAGGCGCACTCCACGCAAAAGCCCGAGGCGCTCCTGCACCGCGTGATCGCGTCCACCTCCCGTCGCGGCGACCTGGTGCTCGACCCGTTCTGCGGTACCGGCACCACCGCGGCCGTGGCAAAGCGCCTGGGCCGCCGCTTCATCACGATCGACCGCGACCCGGGCTACGTCGCCCTCGCTCGTGAGCGCGTGGCTCTGGAGAGGCCGTCGCGGGAGGGGCTCGAGGACGCGATTTGGGTGGATGCGCCGCGCACGCGCGTGCCCTTCGTCTCGCTCGTCGAGGCCGGCGTCCTCCCGGAGGGCACTCAGTTGCGCTTCCGCGGCGCGGACATCCTGGCGACGGTGCGGGAGGACGGCTCGCTCGTGGCCGGCGGCCGCCGCGGCTCAATCCACCGGCTGGGAGCCGCCTTCCTGAACGCCCCGGCGTGCAACGGGTGGCGGCACTGGGAGTACCGCGACGGGGACGGTCAGTGGCGGCTCATCGACGAGTTGCGCCCGGAGCCCGGCGAGTGACCCGTCGCGAGGCGCTGCGCGCGGCGGCCGCCGCGGCCCTCGTGCTTGCCCCCGGCCGGCCGGCCCATGGCCGCGATGCGCCGGAGGCGAGCCGTGGCGCGATGCCACCGGCGCGGAAGGAGGAGACGCGCACCATGCACCTCGGTATCGTCACCTACAACGTGGCGCGCGACTGGGATCTGGACACGCTGCTGAGCATCTGCCGCGAGACAGGCATGGAGGGCGTCGAGTTTCGCACCACGCACGCGCACGGCGTCGAGCCGTCGCTTGGCGCCGACGCTCGCAGGGCCGTTCGCGAGAAGTGCGCGGCTGCCGGGGTCCGCCAGACGAGCCTGGGCACCGTCTGCGAGTTCCACTCGCCCGATCCGCGGGTCGTCCGCGCCAACGTCGACACCTGCCGCGCGTTCATCGACCTGGCGCGAGACATCGGCGCTCGCGGCGTCAAGGTGCGCCCCAACCGGCTGGCGCCCGGCGAGGACGCCGCGGCCGTGCTGACCCGCATCGGCGCCGCGCTGGCCGAGTGCGGGGAGATCGGCATGGCCAGCGGGGTCGAGATCTGGATGGAGGTGCACGGCGAGGGCACCATGTTGCCCACGAACGCGCGCGCCATCATGGACGCCTGCGGCCATCCGAACGTCGGGGTCACCTGGAACTCGAACCGCGCCGACGTGGAGGGCGGCTCCCTTCGCCACGCGTTCGACCTCCTGCGGCCGTTCATTCGCTGCTGCCACATCACGGAGCTCTGGAACGACTACCCGTGGCGCGAGCTGTTCGGCCTGCTGCGCCGGGCCCGCTATGAGCGGTTCACTCTGTGCGAGATCCCTGCCACCGTGCGCGCCGAGGATGGAGCGACCTTCCTGCGGTGCTACGGGGCACTCTGGAAGGAGCTTCAGCGATGACCGCGCCAACGCGACGCGGCTTCCTGGCCGCGGCCGCCGGCACCCTCGCCTCCGCCGGCTCGCCGGCGGAGGCCGCCGAGCCCATCCGGCGGGCAGGCAAGCCGCGCATGCGACTCAGCCTGGCGGCGTACTCCTACCGCGACCACCTTACGGGCCGCGCCGAGCCGCGCATGACGCTGCTCGAGTTCGTCGATGCGGTGGCGGAGATGGACTGCGACGCGGTGGAGCTAACCGAGTACTACTTCCGCAAGCCGGTGACCACCACTGAGGTGACGGCGCTCAAGCGCCGCTGCTACCTCAACGGCCTCGACATCTCGGGCGCGCCGATGCGCAGCACGCTGACGCATCCGGCCGGGCCCGAGCGCGATCGCGAGTTGGCGGCGGTGCGCGCCTGGGTGGACTGGTGCGCGCTACTCGGCGCGCCGACGATTCGCGTTTTCGCCGGCGATGTCCGGCTTGGCCAGACGCCCGAGGACGCCGTGCGATGCTGCATTGAGGCGCTGGAGGAGGCGTGCGCCTACGCGGGCGACAAGGGCGTTCTGCTCGCACTGGAGAACCACGGCGGCATCGTGGCCGAGCCATCGGGGCTCCTCGCGATCATCAGGGGCGTGCGCTCGGATTGGTGCGGCGTCAACCTGGACTCGGGCAACTTCCACACGGCCGACCCCTACGCCGACGTGGCGCTGTGCGCCCCCTATGCGGTGACGGCGCAGGTGAAGACCGAGGTGCAGCGGCGCGGCGGCCCAAAGGAGCCGGCGGACCTCCCCCGGATCATCGGCATCCTGCGCGATACCGGGTACCGCGGCTACGTGACGCTGGAGTACGAGGCCGCCGAGCCGGCCCTGCAGGCGGTGCCGCGCACGCTGCGGGAGTTGCGCGCGTTGCTCTGAAGCCGCGTACGCTCCGCGAGCGCGGGGCGTAGTGCTCTGGCGTGGCCGGGCTCGTTGGTACGGGTGCGGCGTGCCCTGCCGATAGGGGAGCGCCGCCAGCGACGGTCGCGCGCCAGCCTGTGTGGGCCGCCAGGCGCTTCCACGGCGTCCGCGCGCGCTAGTTGGCGGGAACGCTGGCGCCCCGGCCGATGCGGGTCCCCGAGGTCCTGGACGCGCCTCGCACGGCACTCGCTGGATCTTGCCGTTGGCGTCTCGGCTCCGGTGCGGAGCCTGACGCTCCCGGTCGCCCGGACTATAGGGGGCACATTGGCTGGCCCGTGACGCTCACGACACGCCGCGCGGCCCGGCGGCGGGGTCGATGCCGCGCAGCATCATGCCCTGGCCGCGCGACTCGTGCGTCTTGATCGTGGGCGGGTCGGTCGGGTCGCGCATCTGGATCAGCAGCGTCGTACGAGCCTCGCTGCTGACGTTGATGCCTGAGCCGTGGATGGTCAGATAGCTGAAGAAGAGCACGTCACCGGCGCGAGCCGGGCACGGCACGGCCGAGTCGATGGGGTAGCGGTCGAAGGGCAGATGCCAGCCTCCCTCGGAACTGTGCTCGAGCGGGCCGTTGCGATGACTTCCGGGCACTACGCGCACGCATCCCTTCTCGATCGGCGCGTCATCGAAGTGGCAGATCGCCGCGATCATGCTGTGGCGGTCGTGCGGGAAGTAGGGGTGGTCCTGGTGCATCGGGAAGGGCGAGCCCCGCTCGGGCGGCTTGATGAACATCTTGGTGTGGTGAAGCTGCACGTTCGGGCTGCCGATGGCCTGGGAGGCGATGCCCGTGAGGCGCTCATCCACGATGAGACGGCTGAACGCGGCCGCGTAGAACTGGACGTTGTGACAGTGCAGGATCCGGGTGTCGCTCGCCTGGGCCACGGCCGCGCGGGCGCTCCCCCAGGTGGCGTCGATGCTGGTACTCGCGCCGAGGCGCTCGGCGAGCCCATGGCACTCGGCGCGCAACTCCGCGGCCTCGCCGCGCGTGAGCACGCCTGGGACGAGGATGTAGCCGTTCTCGTTGTAGAAGCCCAACTCATCGCTGGTGAGCATCGCTTGTCTCTCCCGTTGCAGCGTCGTCTTCGAGTAGGCGGCGCCCCGCTTGCACGAAACTCTCGCGCCGCCGGGGCGTAACTAAGACTGGATACGTGCGGGGCGCGCGAAATGCTGCACGCGCGCCCCGCGTTGACCCTACGCGGCGACCGCTGTATAATGCCCTTGAGGCGCTCGCGCCGCAAGGAGGCGACCGATGGCCGTGGACGATACGACCCGCAAGCGCATCGACAAGTGGATCGCGGACAAGGGGCTCAACCCCTATGGCGACGCGAAGAGCACCGTCTACGCCGGCGGAACGCCGCTGTTTGACGAGCGCAC
This portion of the Chthonomonadales bacterium genome encodes:
- a CDS encoding site-specific DNA-methyltransferase; protein product: MPTTTLPLDQVLEGDCVELMATLPAACVDLAFADPPYNLQLTTDLWRPNSTRVEGVADQWDRFESIEAYDAFTRGWLAAARRVLKPDGTLWVIGTYHSIHRVGSILMDLGYWILNEVVWIKSNPTPQMRGVRFCNAHETMLWARPRRTAPRCTLNYRGMKAGNEDMQMRSDWEIPVCGGSERRRIDGRKAHSTQKPEALLHRVIASTSRRGDLVLDPFCGTGTTAAVAKRLGRRFITIDRDPGYVALARERVALERPSREGLEDAIWVDAPRTRVPFVSLVEAGVLPEGTQLRFRGADILATVREDGSLVAGGRRGSIHRLGAAFLNAPACNGWRHWEYRDGDGQWRLIDELRPEPGE
- a CDS encoding tetratricopeptide repeat protein: MPTIASPQPSAAVRWPFGMTARWRWAAACATVAAFAVALYAPSVRGRLVWDDLALVGGDAIGGGDSLLNCFTRPFFYNYYRPLVSVAFYVQRLAWGMDPYGYHVVSVLLHAIAAVLVAALARSIAHSARAGFVAGLVFAAHPALVGAVAWIGGLTDALATVALAACACALVRSARARERWVGWAVAAWAAFAAAVLAKEQTLAILPLVPLTFACFAPEGARRRTGRGWAVTGAFLVVAVLYIAGAASIGVIHAGPGVPGAIGLVRRVALTTWHYGLVLLAPGPRVLNTYSLRFAEQQGAWAVAAGIGLAVAWAAAAAWLLRRRRPTGWLLAMALLLLVPVSNLVPLPFLLVAPYRAALAVVPLAAVAGIAAAHVPARALPAGVGALGLVLIWWSALDVTETRTWWTEGRLFTTIVRHDPGAVIGRYMLGRLRVQEGRPAEAAPQYRAALENLLGTHMWADGEAVAAAMRADTPFRRRVLQNQGSRGDPLDFLTLLYVQLGFARLRSGNAPAAAQAFRAGEHLRPASPDLQIGLGACDYLAGRPVEAERRLRAALAVEPGRADAHRLLADVYARQGRWEEARRESSLAEGTAP
- the trpS gene encoding tryptophan--tRNA ligase, whose translation is MVARGGTVAKKRLLSGMQPTGVLHLGNLEGALRQWVRLQDQYEMFCCIVDWHALTTLYDRTGEVAPAARQVAAEYIAAGLDPERCAIFLQSHVKEHAELHLLLSMVTPLGWLERVPTYKEKRENLNLNEESVSYGFLGYPVLMAADILAYRAQAVPVGKDQVPHLEIAREIARRFNHLYGEVFPEPQALVDEGTAVVPGLDGRKMSKSYGNAIYVSDDADTVARKVGEAFTTPTKVRRTDPGVPEKCVVCQLRRVYDPNGYETSWEEDRRGKRGCVQNKRELAEVLNAALEPLRRRRAELLQDPAQLERYLEQGAERARAAASDTMRAVRAAMKLA
- a CDS encoding GNAT family N-acetyltransferase codes for the protein MTGPAPRIRPARSADAAEIARIVRESYANLPGRHVPADMPIYHPEYHAVQMLDPITRWALACSSGVPVGVAMWRLLPGLAHLHLLFVAGSHQGRGVGVALLKHHQREARREQRDTRLLTLHCLRDSHWAVRFYERHGYTEYEAGDEGRIVDLHLWIDACRRHDSGWPLRSDKALFYKRLR
- a CDS encoding sigma-70 family RNA polymerase sigma factor; this translates as MRRENVSANLMTPRVDTESAQAEFEAHVARTKRQAYNLAYRMTGNRDDAEDLTQEAYLRAFRSFDKYNRALPFENWFFRILSNLFIDGLRRKPKQPLLSLSRGVATGEGDEEFVVEVPDTESDPENQVLRTVLDERLQSALAALPRDFRTAVLLCDVEGMSYEEIAGAMGTSIGTVRSRIHRGRLLLRKQMDAPEAAGRRVALNPVTA
- a CDS encoding TetR/AcrR family transcriptional regulator, whose amino-acid sequence is MEAATDLFYRNGYRGTSVDDIGAAAGVSKSNFYYHFTSKEELGVAVLARRRADMETLAAATLGDGRADAADRLARFLAGLEQLQVSYMANGGCPFGNFVVEMAEHSERFRAFVGDTFVTLTERIAVVVAEAQRAGAIRSDAAPHDLAALVLMAVQGMHVITKCYRSTATFHEGSRLLLRLVAAGSGPAQSATV
- a CDS encoding site-2 protease family protein, with the translated sequence MTDLLSNFNLNDFIITMSVLIVAITVHEFAHAFTADRLGDPTPRRQGRISLLPPDHLDPVGTLMMAITSITGFGIGWGKPVQTNPGNFRDPRRDQGIVALAGPVSNVLQAIVFAAALRVADTEPSMLTTFLYMGVLVNLGLAFFNLLPISPLDGNWIITALLPRQMAAAYSLWMMRYGPLVFLGIVFLFPRLIFILIGPPVQAVARILLPG
- a CDS encoding isocitrate dehydrogenase (NAD(+)) yields the protein MHRITLIPGDGIGPEVTDAARRVVEAAGVAIEWDVMEAGADVMTKYGTPVPDEVVNSVARNHVALKGPIATPIASGFASANVTLRKRLHLYANVRPARTLPGVRSRYENVDLVVIRENSEDLYAGLEHIVVPGVVESLKVITEQASLRIGRYAFDYARAHGRQRVTAVHKANIMKLADGLFLECLRRVARDFPDIEYDELIVDNTCMQLVTRPEQFDVLVMENLYGDIVSDLCSGLIGGLGLTGSANIGEGGIALFEAVHGSAPDIAGRNLANPTALILSAVMMLQHIGEADSAARIERAVLDALAEGTNHTRDLGGAATTTEMRDAILARL
- the lysA gene encoding diaminopimelate decarboxylase — protein: MLLGTQRVNEAGHLEIGGCDTVRLAQEFGTPLYVMDEVLIRANCRGYAAAFEARYPRNSICYASKAFLCAAMCHLVEQEGLNLDVASLGELYTALEAGFPPGRINLHGNNKSLAELEMAVTSGVAHVVLDSFHEIEMLEAVAREAGTSVDVLVRCTPGVDPDTHRAISTGQADTKFGFNISDGSALEAVRRVVRSSGMRLDGIHFHVGSQLLDTHAHEDALVEAVGLMAAIREETGATCDILNIGGGLGVRYRSTHRPPSLGEFAEAVCGRLTSALRLAGLPPPVLQQEPGRAIVGEAGTTLYTVGAIKTVPILDPPGQRTYVAVDGGLSDNPRPQMYGAEYEVVAADRVNEPRDTVVTIAGKHCETDVLVWNARCARLEPGAVLAVQTTGAYNHAMASNYNRFLRPAVVLVADGVADLIVERETLPDLVRRDRVPARLRRGAHPGGLAPATPVGSPPPA